Proteins found in one Verrucomicrobiota bacterium genomic segment:
- the deoC gene encoding deoxyribose-phosphate aldolase has protein sequence MKHSYDELAKMIDHSLLHPTMTDSELEEGCKLAAKYQVASVCIKPYFVKRAAQLLKGTGVLVGAVIGFPHGSSSTEAKRYETWLACQDGASEIDMVINIGKALTGDWDYVANDISAVCEEAHRHGAKVKVIFENDYLARGGAGMDSDALKQMLCVVSEQAGADWVKTSTGYGFVKQPDGNYNYRGATEHDLALMRASVSAKVQVKAAGGVRDLDGLIKVRDLGATRCGATATAAMLGEYRRREAAGTSGQGADPAGSSIGTGGY, from the coding sequence ATGAAACACAGCTACGACGAACTGGCCAAGATGATTGACCACTCGCTGCTGCACCCGACGATGACCGACAGCGAATTGGAGGAAGGCTGCAAGCTCGCGGCGAAGTATCAGGTCGCGTCGGTCTGCATCAAACCCTACTTCGTGAAACGCGCGGCGCAGTTGCTCAAGGGCACCGGCGTGCTCGTCGGCGCGGTCATCGGGTTTCCGCACGGCAGTTCCTCCACGGAGGCGAAGCGATACGAGACGTGGCTCGCCTGCCAGGACGGCGCGTCGGAAATCGACATGGTCATCAACATCGGCAAGGCGCTCACCGGCGACTGGGATTACGTGGCCAACGACATCTCAGCCGTGTGCGAAGAGGCCCACCGGCACGGTGCCAAGGTGAAGGTGATCTTCGAGAACGACTACCTCGCCAGGGGCGGCGCCGGCATGGACAGTGACGCCCTCAAACAGATGCTGTGCGTCGTCTCCGAGCAAGCGGGCGCGGACTGGGTGAAGACCTCGACAGGCTACGGATTCGTGAAACAGCCCGACGGCAACTACAACTACAGGGGCGCCACCGAGCATGACCTCGCGCTCATGCGTGCAAGCGTCTCGGCGAAAGTGCAGGTCAAAGCCGCGGGCGGCGTGCGTGACCTTGACGGGCTCATCAAAGTCCGCGACCTCGGCGCGACTCGCTGCGGCGCCACGGCGACCGCCGCGATGCTCGGCGAATACCGGC